A stretch of Plesiomonas shigelloides DNA encodes these proteins:
- the lptG gene encoding LPS export ABC transporter permease LptG: MMRIFDWYIGRTIFGTIMMTLATLVGLSGIIKFVEQLKKVGEGTYGVWDAGLFTLLTVPADISVFFPMAALLGALLGLGMLASRSELVVMEAAGFTRLQIAMAVMKTAIPLVILTMALGEWGAPWGDQLARNLRAQAIYGGSMLAKSGGLWAKDGDDFIYIERIVSQQELSGVNIYKFNPQHQLQSVLYANSANYTDSGWKLHQIDEAVIGEKAVTGEQRFSADWKTSLSPDKLSVVTIKPESLSISGLWQYIHYLKQTGQETGRYELALWRKVLQPVTVGVMMLLALSFIFGPLRSVTMGARVLTGICFGFVFYVADQIFGPLSLVYHVPAVIGAAFPSVLFLGLSWYLLTRRR; the protein is encoded by the coding sequence ATGATGCGGATTTTTGATTGGTACATCGGCCGGACGATTTTTGGCACCATCATGATGACCTTGGCCACCTTGGTGGGCCTGTCTGGGATCATCAAATTTGTCGAACAGCTCAAGAAAGTTGGTGAAGGTACCTACGGTGTCTGGGATGCCGGTCTGTTCACCTTACTGACAGTTCCGGCAGACATCAGTGTCTTTTTCCCGATGGCGGCACTGTTGGGCGCGTTGTTAGGCTTGGGGATGCTGGCCAGTCGCAGTGAGCTGGTGGTGATGGAAGCGGCCGGTTTTACCCGTTTACAGATTGCGATGGCGGTGATGAAAACGGCGATTCCGCTGGTGATCCTGACCATGGCGCTGGGCGAGTGGGGTGCGCCGTGGGGTGATCAACTGGCGCGTAATCTGCGCGCACAAGCCATCTACGGCGGCTCGATGTTGGCTAAATCCGGTGGCCTGTGGGCCAAAGATGGCGATGACTTTATCTATATTGAGCGGATTGTCAGCCAGCAAGAGCTCAGTGGCGTAAACATCTACAAATTCAATCCGCAGCACCAGCTGCAATCAGTGTTGTATGCCAATAGCGCGAACTACACCGATTCAGGTTGGAAACTGCACCAGATTGATGAAGCGGTGATTGGTGAAAAAGCGGTAACCGGTGAGCAGCGCTTCTCGGCCGACTGGAAAACCAGCCTGAGTCCCGACAAGCTGAGCGTAGTGACCATTAAGCCTGAATCGCTGTCTATTAGTGGGCTGTGGCAGTACATTCATTATCTGAAGCAAACCGGGCAAGAAACCGGGCGTTATGAGCTGGCGTTGTGGCGCAAAGTTCTGCAGCCGGTGACGGTCGGTGTCATGATGTTGTTGGCCTTGTCGTTCATTTTCGGCCCACTGCGTAGTGTGACCATGGGCGCGCGGGTATTGACCGGGATCTGTTTTGGTTTCGTCTTTTATGTTGCCGATCAGATTTTTGGCCCACTCAGCTTGGTGTACCACGTGCCGGCGGTGATTGGCGCCGCATTCCCGAGTGTCTTGTTCCTCGGTTTGAGTTGGTATTTGCTGACGCGCCGCCGCTGA
- a CDS encoding GH36-type glycosyl hydrolase domain-containing protein yields MKYGYFDNDNREYVITRPDVPAPWTNYLGVKDFCTVISHNAGGYSFYKSPEYHRVTKFRPNATFDRPGHYVYLRDDQSGDYWSISWQPVGKSLEEAQYECRHGLSYSKFSCDYNGIEARKTIFVPVDDSVELWDVTLKNTGDTARTISAFSFVEFSFSHITSDNQNHQMSLYSAGTRYENSVIEYDLFYNPSRETGYYFFASSFTPDSFDGLRDKFLGLYRDESNPIAVERGYCSNSFEKTGNHCGALHKAFTLQPGEEVRFVYMLGVGDMEAGQALQAKYSNLANVDAAFAGIKQHWAERVEKFQCQTPHAGLDTMLNTWTLYQAETCVVWSRFASFIEVGGRTGLGYRDTAQDAMAVPHTNPQKTRQRLIELLRGQVKEGYGLHLFDPAWFDPNKSDAPAYKSPTVVPTPNADDMIHGLEDTCSDDALWLVPTVCRYVMETGETSFFDEVVNYADGGEGTVYEHLTKILDFSAKYVGATGICKGLRADWNDCLNLGGGESAMVSFLHYWAIEAFIEAARFLGKDADVERYQAMAENVRIACEENLWDGDWYIRGITKKGEKIGTQEQTEGKVHLESNTWAVVSGVADPERARKAMDSVDEYLYSPWGLHLNAPSFATPNDDIGFVTRVYQGVKENGAIFSHPNPWAWVAEAKLGRGDRAMKFYDALLPYNQNDQIETRIAEPYSYVQFVMGKDHTSHGKANHPWLTGSSGWAYFAATNWILGVRLSFEGLIVDPCIPTDWPEFRVQRQWRGATFNIHVQNPDGVSKGVKSVLLNGTPVQGAIPAQPAGTTHDVVVIMG; encoded by the coding sequence ATGAAATACGGTTACTTTGATAATGACAACAGGGAATATGTCATCACCCGTCCCGATGTGCCTGCACCTTGGACCAATTACCTGGGGGTGAAAGATTTCTGTACTGTTATTTCACATAATGCCGGCGGTTACTCCTTCTACAAATCACCGGAATACCACCGTGTGACCAAATTCCGTCCCAACGCCACCTTTGACCGTCCGGGACACTATGTGTACCTGCGTGATGATCAAAGCGGCGATTATTGGTCTATCTCTTGGCAGCCGGTAGGCAAAAGCCTCGAAGAAGCCCAATACGAATGTCGTCACGGACTGTCATATTCCAAGTTCAGCTGTGATTACAACGGCATCGAAGCGCGTAAAACCATCTTTGTTCCGGTCGATGACAGCGTCGAGCTATGGGATGTCACGTTAAAAAATACCGGTGATACAGCGCGCACCATCAGTGCGTTCTCCTTTGTCGAGTTCTCGTTCAGCCACATCACCTCCGACAACCAAAACCACCAAATGAGCCTGTACTCGGCCGGTACCCGTTATGAAAACAGCGTCATCGAATATGACCTGTTCTATAACCCAAGCCGTGAAACCGGATACTACTTCTTTGCCTCCAGCTTCACGCCAGACAGCTTTGATGGCCTGCGTGACAAATTCCTGGGCTTGTACCGTGATGAGTCCAACCCAATTGCGGTTGAGCGCGGTTATTGCTCCAACAGCTTCGAAAAAACTGGCAACCACTGCGGCGCGCTGCACAAAGCTTTTACCCTGCAACCGGGTGAAGAAGTCCGCTTCGTCTACATGTTAGGCGTCGGTGATATGGAAGCCGGCCAAGCGCTACAAGCCAAATACAGCAACTTGGCGAATGTCGATGCCGCCTTTGCCGGGATCAAACAGCATTGGGCGGAGCGTGTTGAGAAATTCCAGTGCCAGACCCCACATGCCGGTTTGGACACCATGCTCAACACGTGGACGTTGTACCAAGCCGAAACCTGCGTGGTCTGGTCACGCTTTGCCTCTTTCATCGAAGTCGGTGGCCGCACCGGTCTGGGTTATCGTGATACCGCGCAAGATGCGATGGCCGTACCGCACACCAACCCACAAAAAACCCGTCAGCGTCTGATTGAGCTGTTACGGGGTCAGGTTAAAGAAGGCTATGGCTTGCACCTGTTCGATCCAGCGTGGTTCGATCCGAACAAGAGCGACGCCCCAGCCTACAAATCACCGACCGTGGTGCCGACCCCGAATGCCGATGACATGATCCATGGGCTGGAAGATACCTGCTCCGATGATGCCCTGTGGCTGGTACCGACCGTTTGTCGCTACGTGATGGAAACCGGCGAAACCAGCTTCTTTGATGAAGTGGTGAACTACGCCGATGGCGGTGAAGGCACCGTGTATGAGCACCTGACCAAAATTCTGGACTTCTCCGCCAAATATGTCGGTGCGACCGGGATCTGTAAAGGCCTGCGCGCCGACTGGAACGACTGCCTGAACTTAGGCGGTGGCGAAAGTGCCATGGTGTCTTTCCTGCACTATTGGGCCATTGAAGCCTTTATCGAAGCGGCTCGCTTCTTAGGTAAAGACGCAGATGTTGAACGCTATCAAGCGATGGCAGAAAACGTCCGCATTGCCTGTGAAGAGAACCTGTGGGATGGCGATTGGTATATCCGCGGGATCACCAAAAAAGGTGAGAAGATCGGTACCCAAGAACAAACCGAAGGTAAGGTGCATCTGGAGTCCAACACTTGGGCTGTGGTTTCCGGTGTCGCCGATCCAGAGCGTGCCCGTAAAGCAATGGACTCCGTGGATGAGTACCTGTACTCGCCGTGGGGCCTGCACCTCAATGCGCCATCATTCGCCACCCCGAATGATGACATTGGGTTCGTTACGCGCGTGTATCAAGGCGTGAAAGAAAACGGCGCGATTTTCTCGCACCCTAACCCATGGGCATGGGTTGCCGAAGCCAAACTGGGTCGTGGCGATCGCGCCATGAAATTCTACGATGCCCTGCTGCCGTACAACCAAAATGATCAGATTGAAACACGTATCGCTGAACCGTACTCCTATGTGCAGTTCGTGATGGGTAAAGATCATACGTCGCACGGTAAAGCCAATCACCCGTGGCTGACCGGCTCGTCGGGCTGGGCCTACTTCGCCGCAACCAACTGGATCTTAGGCGTACGCTTGAGCTTCGAGGGTCTGATTGTTGATCCTTGTATCCCAACTGATTGGCCTGAGTTCCGTGTACAGCGCCAATGGCGCGGTGCGACGTTCAATATTCACGTACAAAACCCGGATGGCGTCAGCAAAGGCGTGAAATCGGTACTGCTCAATGGCACTCCGGTACAAGGCGCGATCCCGGCCCAGCCTGCCGGCACGACACATGATGTAGTCGTCATTATGGGCTAA
- a CDS encoding phosphoglucomutase/phosphomannomutase family protein, producing the protein MIHFGTGGWRAFIGEEFTKANVERVSQALANIIKEQQAEKQGFVVGFDRRFLSDKAAKWIAQVVAANGIPVYFVKKYAPTPMIMYAAKKLGTALSACVTASHNPADYNGIKVFAFGGRDANEIETQQVETLANQLTAADIQSIDFEEALAAGKIELFDPTNDFVDSIINAIDMEAIKNSHLRVLLDPMYGVSKTCLQTVLITARCDLDVINDRHDTLFGGKLPSPSAHTLGRLTEMVVEQGYDIGIGTDGDADRLGIIDEKGNFIHPNEILCLLYYYLLKYKGWKGGVVRNVATTHLLDKIAHSFGEECYEVPVGFKHISSKMDEQDALIGGESSGGLTIRGHIKGKDGIFAASLLVELMSVTGKKLSELLSEIYNEYGYCYTAEGDCTFKASEKETLYNKIYVEKALPDFDYEVESVSYADGAKVRFKNGGWLIARFSGTEPLLRIFAEMDCKERAEEVLEQMKAFLHV; encoded by the coding sequence ATGATCCATTTCGGAACAGGTGGTTGGCGCGCATTTATTGGTGAAGAGTTCACCAAAGCTAACGTCGAACGCGTCAGTCAAGCGCTGGCCAATATCATCAAAGAACAACAAGCTGAAAAACAAGGATTTGTCGTCGGGTTTGACCGCCGCTTCTTATCAGACAAAGCCGCAAAGTGGATTGCCCAAGTGGTAGCGGCCAACGGGATCCCGGTCTATTTCGTCAAGAAGTACGCACCGACCCCAATGATCATGTACGCGGCTAAAAAGCTCGGTACCGCATTAAGCGCCTGCGTTACCGCTAGTCATAACCCAGCCGATTATAACGGGATCAAAGTGTTTGCCTTTGGCGGCCGTGATGCCAACGAAATTGAAACCCAGCAAGTTGAAACTTTAGCCAATCAATTAACTGCGGCGGATATCCAAAGTATCGATTTTGAAGAAGCATTAGCAGCAGGGAAAATCGAACTGTTCGATCCTACCAATGATTTCGTCGACTCCATTATCAATGCTATCGATATGGAAGCGATCAAAAACAGTCATCTGCGCGTGTTGCTGGATCCGATGTATGGCGTATCCAAAACCTGCTTGCAAACCGTATTAATCACCGCCCGCTGCGATCTGGACGTGATCAACGATCGCCATGACACGCTGTTTGGCGGCAAACTACCATCGCCAAGCGCTCATACTCTGGGTCGCCTGACCGAAATGGTGGTCGAGCAAGGTTATGACATCGGGATCGGTACCGATGGTGATGCCGACCGCTTAGGGATCATTGATGAAAAAGGTAATTTCATTCACCCCAATGAAATCCTCTGCTTGCTGTATTACTACCTGCTGAAATACAAAGGCTGGAAAGGCGGTGTCGTACGTAACGTAGCCACCACGCACCTGTTAGACAAGATTGCCCATAGCTTTGGTGAAGAGTGCTATGAAGTGCCAGTAGGTTTCAAGCACATTAGCTCCAAAATGGATGAGCAAGATGCACTGATTGGCGGCGAAAGTAGCGGTGGTTTGACGATCCGTGGCCATATCAAAGGGAAAGATGGGATCTTTGCCGCCAGCTTGCTAGTTGAGCTGATGAGTGTCACCGGTAAGAAGCTGTCTGAGCTGTTAAGCGAAATCTACAACGAGTATGGCTACTGTTATACCGCGGAAGGTGACTGCACCTTCAAAGCGTCCGAAAAGGAAACGCTGTATAACAAGATCTATGTGGAAAAAGCACTGCCAGACTTTGATTACGAAGTGGAAAGCGTCAGCTATGCTGATGGCGCCAAAGTTCGTTTCAAAAATGGCGGTTGGCTGATTGCCCGCTTCTCCGGTACCGAGCCATTGCTGCGTATTTTCGCCGAGATGGATTGCAAAGAGAGAGCAGAAGAAGTGCTGGAGCAGATGAAAGCCTTTTTACACGTTTAA
- a CDS encoding beta-N-acetylhexosaminidase has product MTSLLLELTLCEHQPPYCTFRARLHNRGTQSLENWQCCFSICRLIKPDSVQPGSISQTGSFCRFNPVAADGAMLSLPAGSSIDFHFAMGTAPLHYQSDGFGDAYLEVLQDDGSLQRLPIQIGHFELGFGRVQSQWQAEPALPSLTPQVGVIPRPLVQHEQDGQFTLNEHTTLSLMTPQADAAVQWLQDEVAARCGLALPLVPATSPERAIWFECDPTLAPAQYQLTIQPQHIRVRAAQREGFIYAVASVLQLLPAIPAHTPSGAYCLPCTEIDDQPLHGYRGMMLDCARHFHSVATVKRLINQLAYCKLNYFHWHLTDDEGWRVEINAYPQLTNIGAWRGPQETLLPQYTCLAERHGGYYRQSEIREVIAYAAARGITVIPEIDIPGHCRAAILSLPELLRDPQDRSQYRSIQYYNDNVLSPALEGTYTFIRTVLAEICALFPSPFIHIGADEVPEGVWTASPACQAMMQTLNYRSPKELQGHLLRFAEEILHQHGKRMMGWEEATHGEKVSKDTIIFPWRGEEAGMECIHQGYDVIMQPGQYTYLDMAQSHNPDEPGVDWARSVNLEQAYHYEPLAALPSDSPLRKHILGVQCALWCEQINNQNRMDYMLYPRLLAIAEAVWSAKSRRDWPDFLARLSGLRPLLDRHGINYRLFQV; this is encoded by the coding sequence GTGACGTCGTTGTTACTGGAATTGACCCTGTGTGAACACCAGCCGCCGTACTGTACATTTCGGGCTAGGTTGCACAACCGAGGTACGCAGTCTCTAGAGAACTGGCAGTGCTGTTTCTCTATTTGTCGCCTGATCAAACCGGACTCCGTACAGCCTGGCAGCATCAGCCAGACTGGCAGTTTTTGTCGCTTCAATCCGGTGGCGGCAGATGGCGCCATGCTCAGCTTACCGGCCGGTAGCAGCATCGATTTTCACTTTGCTATGGGCACTGCTCCCCTGCACTACCAGAGCGATGGCTTTGGTGATGCATATCTGGAAGTCTTGCAGGATGATGGTTCGTTGCAACGTTTGCCAATACAGATTGGCCACTTTGAGCTCGGCTTTGGTCGAGTGCAATCACAATGGCAAGCAGAGCCGGCGCTACCGTCACTCACCCCGCAAGTGGGCGTGATCCCACGCCCCTTGGTACAGCATGAGCAGGATGGTCAATTTACGCTCAATGAGCATACCACCCTGAGCTTAATGACGCCGCAAGCCGATGCGGCAGTGCAATGGTTGCAAGACGAAGTCGCGGCCCGTTGTGGCTTGGCATTACCGCTGGTACCCGCCACCAGCCCAGAGCGTGCTATCTGGTTTGAATGCGACCCGACGCTGGCACCGGCACAATATCAACTGACAATCCAACCGCAGCATATTCGCGTGCGCGCAGCTCAGCGCGAAGGGTTTATCTATGCAGTCGCCAGCGTGTTACAGCTGCTACCGGCAATACCCGCGCACACGCCATCTGGTGCCTATTGCCTGCCATGCACAGAGATTGACGATCAGCCACTGCATGGCTATCGCGGCATGATGCTCGATTGCGCGCGCCATTTTCACTCAGTCGCCACCGTCAAGCGTCTCATCAACCAGCTGGCCTACTGTAAACTTAACTATTTCCACTGGCACCTGACCGATGATGAAGGGTGGCGGGTAGAGATTAATGCCTACCCACAACTAACCAACATCGGTGCGTGGCGCGGTCCGCAAGAAACCTTGCTACCACAATACACCTGCCTGGCAGAGCGACACGGCGGTTACTACCGCCAATCGGAGATCCGCGAGGTCATCGCTTACGCTGCCGCGCGCGGCATCACCGTGATCCCTGAAATTGATATTCCGGGCCACTGCCGCGCCGCGATTTTGTCGTTGCCAGAGCTGCTTCGCGATCCACAAGACCGCTCGCAATACCGCAGTATCCAGTATTACAACGACAACGTGCTATCGCCCGCGCTAGAGGGAACCTACACCTTCATTCGCACCGTACTGGCTGAAATCTGCGCCCTGTTCCCATCGCCGTTTATCCATATTGGTGCCGATGAAGTGCCCGAAGGCGTTTGGACTGCCAGCCCTGCTTGCCAAGCGATGATGCAAACCCTGAATTATCGTTCGCCGAAAGAGTTGCAAGGTCACTTGCTGCGTTTTGCCGAAGAGATTTTGCATCAACACGGCAAACGCATGATGGGTTGGGAAGAAGCCACCCACGGCGAGAAAGTCAGTAAAGACACCATCATCTTCCCATGGCGTGGTGAAGAAGCGGGAATGGAATGTATTCACCAAGGCTACGATGTGATTATGCAGCCTGGGCAGTACACCTATTTGGATATGGCGCAAAGCCATAATCCTGATGAACCCGGCGTTGACTGGGCCAGAAGTGTGAATCTGGAACAGGCTTATCATTATGAGCCGCTGGCAGCTCTTCCTTCTGACTCACCGTTACGCAAACATATCCTCGGGGTACAGTGTGCCCTGTGGTGTGAACAAATTAACAATCAAAACCGAATGGATTACATGCTTTATCCGCGTTTGCTGGCAATTGCCGAAGCCGTGTGGAGCGCCAAAAGCCGGCGGGATTGGCCGGACTTTTTAGCCCGCTTATCCGGCCTGCGACCTTTGCTCGACCGACACGGAATTAATTATCGCCTGTTTCAGGTGTGA
- a CDS encoding RDD family protein: MAVLSSNGYPRAGFFRRLGAFVYDLLLSLALVMLAGAIAVGITALLHSINLISLGDAVDVAAYLDSQAWYAFYLLGCFCAFYVWFWHKAGQTLGMKAWRLRVQQLDGHNLTVTQCLVRLTTATVGLGNLLVIFDRGNLRAFQDYMSDSEMVVLPVRPKTNVVNKNATEE; this comes from the coding sequence ATGGCGGTACTTTCTTCTAATGGTTACCCGCGCGCCGGCTTTTTTCGCCGTTTAGGCGCTTTTGTCTATGATCTATTGCTATCGTTAGCGCTGGTGATGCTAGCCGGAGCAATTGCGGTGGGGATCACGGCCTTGCTGCACAGCATAAATCTGATTTCGTTAGGCGATGCAGTGGATGTTGCCGCGTATCTGGATAGCCAAGCATGGTATGCGTTTTATCTGCTGGGCTGCTTTTGTGCATTCTATGTTTGGTTCTGGCATAAAGCCGGCCAAACGCTGGGCATGAAAGCGTGGCGTTTACGGGTACAACAGCTTGATGGCCATAATCTCACGGTGACTCAATGTCTGGTGCGTTTGACAACAGCAACGGTAGGGCTAGGAAATCTGCTGGTTATCTTTGATCGCGGTAATCTGCGCGCGTTTCAAGATTATATGTCTGATAGCGAGATGGTGGTGCTTCCTGTTCGCCCTAAAACGAATGTTGTCAACAAGAATGCCACCGAAGAATAA
- the lptF gene encoding LPS export ABC transporter permease LptF yields MIIIRYLVREVLKSQIAILFVLMLIFFCQKLVRVLSSAVEGDLPANLVMSVLGLGLPYMAQLMLPLSLFVGLLFTYGRLYAESEMTVMFACGMGKRTLLRAAAWLALLTSILAAGNVLWLSPLSAKTEAQVISEAKANPGLAALVAGQFQSSPDGSSVIFVNRLEGNQLQDVFVAQLRPRGESSRPSVVVSTSGEVEKAKNGDQMLTLDNGVRYEGTAFLRDFRITHFDTYNAVIGHQDVEADSGDWEQMPTAALWKENNSHARAELHWRLTLIAAVPILALLVIPLSAVNPRQGRFANVVPALLLYLIYFLLQSALKSALDNGRMDSAVWIWVTNGGFLLLGIILNMWDSIPMRRLRAQLKGAQA; encoded by the coding sequence GTGATCATTATTAGATATCTGGTACGGGAAGTGCTGAAAAGCCAGATCGCCATCTTGTTTGTCCTGATGCTGATCTTCTTCTGCCAGAAGTTAGTCCGAGTTTTATCCTCCGCGGTGGAAGGCGATTTGCCGGCCAACCTCGTGATGTCGGTGTTGGGCTTAGGCCTGCCTTACATGGCGCAGTTGATGCTGCCATTGAGCCTATTTGTTGGTTTACTGTTTACTTACGGTCGCTTATACGCCGAAAGTGAAATGACCGTTATGTTCGCCTGCGGGATGGGCAAACGCACCTTGCTGCGCGCCGCCGCATGGTTGGCATTGCTGACTTCCATTTTAGCTGCGGGTAACGTGCTTTGGTTGAGTCCTCTGTCGGCGAAAACCGAAGCGCAAGTGATCAGCGAAGCGAAAGCCAACCCTGGGCTTGCCGCTTTGGTAGCTGGTCAATTCCAAAGCTCGCCCGATGGCAGTTCGGTGATTTTTGTCAATCGCTTGGAAGGTAACCAGCTGCAAGATGTGTTCGTGGCCCAGCTGCGTCCACGCGGTGAGAGCAGCCGTCCGTCGGTCGTGGTGTCTACTTCCGGTGAAGTAGAGAAAGCTAAAAATGGCGATCAAATGCTGACGCTGGATAACGGCGTACGTTATGAAGGCACGGCTTTCTTGCGCGATTTTCGGATCACGCACTTTGATACCTACAACGCCGTAATTGGTCATCAGGATGTCGAAGCCGACAGTGGCGATTGGGAGCAAATGCCAACGGCTGCGCTGTGGAAGGAAAATAACTCTCATGCCCGTGCCGAGTTGCACTGGCGGTTGACCCTGATTGCGGCGGTACCTATTTTGGCACTGCTGGTGATCCCGCTGTCGGCGGTGAATCCGCGCCAAGGGCGATTTGCGAATGTGGTGCCAGCACTGCTGTTGTATCTCATCTACTTCTTGCTGCAAAGTGCGCTGAAATCAGCACTGGATAATGGGCGGATGGATTCGGCGGTCTGGATCTGGGTAACCAATGGTGGCTTCTTGCTGCTGGGGATTATCTTGAACATGTGGGACAGCATCCCAATGCGTCGTCTGCGGGCTCAGTTGAAAGGAGCGCAGGCATGA
- the pepA gene encoding leucyl aminopeptidase, with amino-acid sequence MEFSVKSGSPEKQRSACIVVGVFEPRRLSPIAEQLDKISDGYISSLLRRGDLEGKPGQMLLLHQVPNILSERVLLVGCGKERELDERQFKQIIQKTINTLNETGSMEAVCFLTELHVRGRNTYWKVRQAVESAKEALYTFDQMKSIKVEPRRPLRKLVFNVPTRRELSVGEKAIQHGLAVASGLKIAKDLGNMPPNICNPAYLASHARQLADEFSPVTTRVIGEQQMKDLGMNAYLAVGQGSQNESLMSVIEYKGAANPDDKPIVLIGKGLTFDSGGISIKPSDGMDEMKYDMCGAATVFGVMRAVAELQLPLNVVGILAGCENMPDGRAYRPGDILTTMSGQTVEVLNTDAEGRLVLCDTLTYAERFDPELVIDVATLTGACVIALGHHISGLLSNHNPLANDLLSASEQAGDRAWRLPLGDEYQEQLESNFADMANIGGRPAGAITAGCFLSRFTKKYYWAHLDIAGTAWRSGKSKGATGRPVPLLTQFLLNRAGVSIEE; translated from the coding sequence ATGGAGTTTAGTGTAAAAAGCGGCAGCCCTGAAAAGCAGCGCAGCGCCTGCATTGTTGTTGGTGTCTTCGAGCCACGCCGTCTGTCACCGATCGCCGAGCAACTGGATAAGATCAGTGATGGTTATATTAGTTCATTATTGCGTCGCGGCGATCTGGAAGGCAAACCAGGCCAGATGCTGCTTTTACATCAGGTTCCCAACATTCTCTCCGAGCGCGTTTTACTGGTCGGCTGCGGTAAAGAGCGCGAGCTGGATGAGCGCCAGTTTAAGCAAATCATTCAAAAAACCATCAACACCTTGAATGAAACCGGCTCGATGGAAGCGGTGTGTTTTCTGACCGAACTGCATGTGCGCGGACGCAACACCTACTGGAAAGTGCGCCAAGCGGTGGAGTCGGCCAAAGAAGCGCTGTACACCTTTGATCAGATGAAGAGCATCAAGGTTGAACCGCGTCGCCCACTGCGCAAGCTGGTATTTAACGTGCCGACCCGCCGTGAGCTTTCGGTAGGCGAAAAGGCCATCCAACATGGTCTGGCCGTAGCTTCAGGCCTCAAAATTGCCAAAGATCTGGGCAATATGCCGCCGAATATTTGCAATCCGGCCTATCTGGCTTCTCATGCGCGCCAATTGGCCGATGAGTTCTCACCAGTCACCACCCGCGTGATTGGCGAGCAGCAGATGAAAGATCTGGGCATGAACGCCTATTTGGCGGTCGGTCAGGGCTCGCAAAATGAATCCCTGATGTCGGTTATCGAGTATAAGGGCGCCGCGAACCCAGACGACAAGCCGATTGTGCTAATCGGTAAAGGGCTGACCTTTGACTCCGGTGGTATTTCCATCAAGCCGTCTGACGGCATGGATGAGATGAAATACGACATGTGCGGCGCCGCGACTGTGTTCGGCGTGATGCGCGCCGTCGCTGAGCTGCAATTGCCGCTCAACGTGGTGGGCATTTTGGCCGGCTGCGAAAACATGCCAGATGGCCGCGCCTATCGCCCGGGCGATATCCTGACCACCATGTCCGGCCAAACGGTCGAGGTGTTGAATACCGACGCCGAAGGCCGCTTGGTGTTATGTGATACACTTACCTATGCTGAACGCTTCGACCCTGAGCTGGTGATTGACGTGGCCACCTTAACCGGAGCCTGTGTGATTGCCCTTGGTCACCACATCAGTGGCTTGCTGTCGAACCATAACCCGCTGGCCAACGATCTGCTGAGCGCCTCCGAGCAAGCAGGCGATCGCGCTTGGCGTCTGCCACTGGGTGATGAGTATCAGGAGCAGTTGGAGTCCAACTTTGCTGATATGGCCAACATCGGAGGCCGTCCAGCGGGTGCGATCACTGCCGGTTGCTTCTTGTCGCGTTTCACCAAGAAGTATTACTGGGCGCACTTAGACATTGCCGGCACCGCATGGCGTTCCGGCAAGAGCAAAGGTGCAACTGGTCGTCCGGTACCGCTGCTGACGCAATTCCTGCTGAACCGCGCTGGCGTTAGCATCGAAGAGTAA
- a CDS encoding DNA polymerase III subunit chi: MKQATFYLLPASADGELPAGLSAQAYHACRLAADAWRRGQRVLIACASQTEAFAVDEALWQFDPQQFVPHNLAGEGPHYGSPVEIAWPEKRSASRRDLLISLLPDVADFASAFLQVIDFVPCEETLKQQARERYKAYRQAGFQLTTQDLGITPSTN; the protein is encoded by the coding sequence ATGAAACAAGCCACTTTTTATCTTCTGCCCGCGAGCGCCGACGGCGAATTGCCGGCAGGATTAAGCGCCCAGGCCTATCATGCCTGTCGTTTAGCTGCGGATGCTTGGCGACGCGGACAACGGGTGTTGATCGCCTGCGCGTCACAGACAGAGGCCTTTGCGGTAGATGAGGCGTTGTGGCAATTCGATCCGCAGCAGTTTGTGCCGCATAATCTGGCCGGCGAAGGGCCGCACTATGGCTCACCGGTAGAAATTGCCTGGCCAGAAAAACGTAGCGCGTCACGGCGCGATTTACTGATATCCTTATTACCAGATGTTGCCGACTTTGCTTCTGCTTTCCTTCAGGTGATAGACTTCGTCCCCTGCGAAGAGACGCTGAAACAGCAGGCGCGTGAGCGCTATAAGGCTTACCGACAGGCCGGCTTCCAGCTGACAACCCAAGATCTCGGCATTACGCCATCAACGAATTAG